The following are encoded together in the Panthera leo isolate Ple1 chromosome B4, P.leo_Ple1_pat1.1, whole genome shotgun sequence genome:
- the LOC122225449 gene encoding LOW QUALITY PROTEIN: eukaryotic translation initiation factor 4 gamma 1-like (The sequence of the model RefSeq protein was modified relative to this genomic sequence to represent the inferred CDS: inserted 3 bases in 2 codons; deleted 4 bases in 3 codons; substituted 1 base at 1 genomic stop codon) — MTRLEDRQLWEGSVSGRGKSMDRGTKAHKTQDLFRRVRSILNKLTPQMFQQLMKQVTQRAIDTEERLKGFMDLIFDKAISKPSFSVAFANMCRCLMVLKVPTTEKPTVTVNFRKLLLSPCQKEFEKDKDDDEVFEKKQKEMDEAAMAEERGRLKEELEEARDTAWRRSLGNIKFIGESFKLKMLTEAITHGCVVKLLKNHDEESLECLCRLLTTIGKDLDFEKAKPQMDQYFNQTEKIIKEKKTSSRIRFMLQDVLDLRRSNRVPRRGDQGPKTTDQIHKEAEMEEHWEHVKVQQLMAKGSDKRRGGPPGPPISRGLPLVDDGGWNTVPIGKGSLATPTDTSRLTKILKPGSIDSHNQLFAPGGRSSCGKGSSGGSGAKPSDAAPAAARPATSTLNGFSALQQAVPTENTDSRRVVQRSSLSRERGEKAGDRGDRLERSERGSERGDRLDRSRTPATKRSFSQEEEERSRERPSQPEGPRKAASLTEDGDCGRDAVKREATLPPASPPKAALSEEELEKKSKAIIEEYFHLNDMKEXQCIQELASPSLLFTFVPHGIQSTLERSTIARGHMGRLLHQLLFAGHLSTAQYYQGLYEILELAEDMEIDTHTHTHPHLWLYXAELVSPILQEGGGPMGELFREITKPLRPLGKAVSLLLDILGLLCKSMGPKKVGMLGQEAGLSWKEFLPEGQDVRAFVAEQKVEYTLGEESEAPGQRMLSSGELSRQLEKLLKEGSSNQRVFDWIEANLSQQQVASNTLVLALMTAVCYSAILFEMPLRVDVAVLKAXAKLLQKYLCDEQELQAIYTLQALVVTLELPASLLQMFFDALYDEDMVEEEAFYSWESSKDPAEQQGKGVALKSVTAFFKWLREAEEEESDHN, encoded by the exons ATGACTCGATTGGAAGATAGGCAGCTGTGGGAAGGAAGTGTttctggcagagggaagagcatggACAGAGGGACCAAAGCTCA CAAAACCCAGGACCTGTTCCGCAGGGTGCGCTCCATACTGAATAAGCTGACACCCCAGATGTTCCAGCAGCTGATGAAGCAGGTGACACAGCGGGCCATCGACACTGAGGAACGCCTCAAAGGGTTCATGGACCTCATCTTCGACAAGGCCATTTCAAAGCCCAGCTTCTCTGTGGCCTTTGCCAACATGTGCCGCTGCCTCATGGTGCTGAAAGTGCCCACTACAGAAAAGCCAACGGTGACTGTGAACTTCCGAAAACTATTGTTGAGTCCATGTCAGAAGGagtttgagaaagacaaagatgatgATGAGGTTTTtgagaagaagcaaaaagaaatggatgaagCTGCTATGGCAGAAGAACGAGGACGCCTGAAGGAAGAGTTGGAAGAGGCTCGAGACACAGCCTGGCGGCGCTCGTTAGGGAATATCAAGTTTATTGGGGAGTCGTTTAAGCTGAAGATGTTAACGGAGGCAATAACGCATGGCTGTGTGGTTAAACTACTTAAGAACCATGATGAAGAGTCTCTTGAATGCCTTTGTCGTCTGCTCACTACCATTGGCAAAGATCTGGACTTTGAAAAAGCCAAGCCCCAAATGGATCAGTATTTCAACCAGACGGaaaaaatcattaaggaaaagaaGACTTCATCCCGAATCCGCTTTATGCTGCAAGATGTGCTGGATCTGCGACGGAGCAATCGGGTGCCACGCCGTGGGGACCAGGGTCCCAAGACCACTGACCAGATCCACAAGGAGGCTGAGATGGAGGAGCACTGGGAGCATGTAAAAGTGCAGCAGCTAATGGCCAAGGGCAGCGACAAGCGACGGGGTGGCCCTCCAGGCCCACCCATTAGCCGAGGCCTCCCACTTGTGGATGATGGTGGCTGGAACACAGTCCCCATCGGCAAGGGCAGCCTTGCT ACACCTACTGACACCTCACGGCTCACCAAGATCTTGAAGCCCGGCTCCATTGATTCTCACAACCAGCTCTTTGCACCTGGTGGGCGATCGAGCTGCGGCAAGGGCAGCAGTGGAGGCTCAGGAGCCAAGCCCTCTGACGCAGCACCAGCAGCTGCTCGTCCAGCTACTAGTACCTTGAATGGCTTCTCAGCCCTTCAACAAGCAGTACCTACAGAAAACACAGATAGCAGACGTGTGGTACAGAGGAGTAGCTTGAGCcgggaaagaggggagaaagcTGGGGACCGGGGAGACCGCCTAGAGCGGAGTGAACGGGGAAGTGAGCGTGGAGACCGGCTCGATCGCTCTCGGACACCTGCCACCAAGCGGAGCTTcagccaggaagaggaagagcgGAGTAGAGAGCGGCCCTCCCAGCCTGAGGGACCGCGCAAGGCAGCTAGCCTCACGGAGGATGGGGACTGTGGGCGGGATGCTGTGAAGCGAGAAGCCACCCTGCCCCCGGCGAGCCCCCCAAAGGCTGCGCTCTCTGaggaagagctggaa aagaaatccaaggccATTATTGAAGAATATTTCCATCTCAATGACATGAAGGA GCAGTGCATACAGGAGCTGgcctcaccctccctgctcttcACCTTTGTGCCGCACGGCATCCAGTCGACACTGGAGCGCAGCACCATCGCTCGTGGGCATATGGGGCGGCTGCTGCACCAGCTGCTCTTTGCCGGGCACCTCTCCACTGCTCAGTACTACCAAGGTTTGTATGAAATCCTAGAATTGGCTGAAGACATGGaaattgacacacacacacacacacac ccccatttGTGGCTCT GAGCAGAACTCGTGTCGCCCATTCTGCAGGAAGGTGGAGGACCTATGGGGGAGCTGTTCAGGGAGATTACAAAACCTCTGAGACCCCTGGGCAAAGCTGTTTCTCTGTTGCTGGACATCCTGGGGCTTCTGTGTAAAAGCATGGGTCCCAAAAAGGTGGGGATGCTGGGGCAAGAAGCTGGACTCAGCTGGAAAGAATTTCTACCTGAAGGCCAGGACGTCAGGGCATTCGTCGCTGAACAGAAGGTGGAGTACACCTTGGGCGAGGAGTCTGAAGCCCCTGGCCAGAGGATGCTCTCCTCTGGGGAGCTGAGCAGACAGCTGGAGAAGCTGCTGAAGGAGGGCAGCAGTAACCAGCGGGTGTTTGACTGGATAGAGGCCAACCTGAGTCAGCAGCAGGTAGCATCCAACACACTGGTTCTTGCCCTCATGACAGCTGTCTGCTATTCTGCAATTCTCTTTGAGATGCCCCTCCGAGTGGATGTGGCGGTGCTGAAAGCTTGAGCAAAACTGCTACAGAAATACTTATGTGATGAACAGGAGTTGCAGGCGATCTACACCCTCCAGGCCCTTGTAGTGACCTTAGAACTGCCCgccagcctgcttcagatgttcTTTGATGCGCTGTATGATGAGGACATGGTGGAAGAGGAGGCCTTCTATAGCTGGGAGAGTAGCAAGGACCCCGCTGAGCAACAGGGCAAGGGCGTAGCCCTTAAATCTGTCACAGCCTTCTTCAAGTGGCTTCGTGAAGCGGAGGAGGAGGAGTCTGACCACAACTGA